Proteins found in one Zea mays cultivar B73 chromosome 1, Zm-B73-REFERENCE-NAM-5.0, whole genome shotgun sequence genomic segment:
- the LOC103637602 gene encoding LOW QUALITY PROTEIN: putative pentatricopeptide repeat-containing protein At3g25060, mitochondrial (The sequence of the model RefSeq protein was modified relative to this genomic sequence to represent the inferred CDS: deleted 1 base in 1 codon), translated as MHFPAFLADQRRLRRVLSSSRTTLATLTRLHALLVVSSSQHILSSLAAAYARAGALDAAESTLAASPSSPSSIAAWNGLLSAHSRAGAPGAALRVFRALPSSARPNSTTFTLTLTACARLGDLDAAESVRVRAFAAGYGHDVFVCSALLHLYSRCGAMEEAIRVFDGMPRKDRVAWSTMVAGFVTAGRPVEALAMYSRMREHGVSDDEVVMVGVIQACMSTGNARIGASVHGRLLRHCMRMDVVTTTSLVSMYAKNGHLDVACQVFRMMPYRNDVTWSALISGFAQNGRAVEALDLFRELQADGLQPCSWALVSALLACASVGFLKLGKSIHGFILRRLEWQCILGTAVLDMYSKCGSLESARKLFNKLSSRDLVLWNAIIACCGTHGCGHDALALFQELNETGIKPDHATFASLLSALSHSGLVEEGKFWFDRMIKEFGIEPAEKHYVCIVDLLARSGLVEEANDMLASMQTEPTIAIWVILLSGCLNNKKLELGETIAKKILELRPEDIGVLALVSNLYAAAKKWDKVREIRKLMKDSGSKKVPGYSLIEVKGTRHAFVMEDQSHPQHREILKMVAKLNSEMRKLGYVPRTEFVYHDLDEDVKEQLLSYHEQLLSYHSERLAIAFGLLNTSPGTRLVIIKNLRVCGDCHDAIKYISKIVDREIVVRDAKRFHHFKDGACSCGDYW; from the exons ATGCACTTTCCGGCCTTCCTCGCCGACCAGCGCCGCCTCCGCCGCGTCCTCTCCTCCTCTCGCACCACGCTCGCGACACTCACCCGCCTACACGCGCTCCTCGTCGTTTCCTCCTCCCAGCATATCCTCTCCTCGCTCGCCGCCGCATACGCCCGCGCTGGCGCGCTCGACGCTGCGGAGTCCACCCTCGCCGCCTccccctcctccccctcctccataGCCGCCTGGAACGGGCTCCTCTCCGCGCACTCCCGCGCCGGTGCCCCCGGTGCCGCGCTCCGCGTCTTTCGCGCGCTCCCTTCCTCCGCACGGCCCAACAGCACCACCTTCACGCTCACTCTCACCGCGTGCGCGCGCCTCGGGGACCTCGACGCCGCTGAGTCCGTCAGGGTCCGCGCGTTTGCGGCCGGGTACGGTCACGACGTGTTCGTCTGCTCGGCGCTGCTCCACCTCTACTCGAGATGCGGCGCCATGGAAGAAGCCATCAGAGTGTTCGATGGAATGCCGAGGAAGGACCGCGTCGCGTGGAGTACGATGGTTGCTGGGTTCGTGACCGCTGGGAGGCCGGTGGAGGCGCTTGCGATGTACAGTAGGATGAGGGAGCATGGCGTGTCGGATGATGAGGTGGTCATGGTTGGGGTTATACAAGCGTGCATGTCAACTGGGAACGCCCGAATAGGGGCCTCCGTTCACGGCCGTCTCTTACGGCATTGTATGAGGATGGATGTTGTTACTACCACGAGCCTTGTGAGCATGTATGCCAAGAATGGGCACTTGGATGTGGCATGCCAAGTGTTTAGAATGATGCCGTACAGAAATGATGTCACATGGAGTGCGCTGATTTCTGGGTTTGCACAGAATGGCCGTGCAGTTGAGGCACTTGATTTGTTCAGAGAGCTGCAAGCTGATGGGCTTCAGCCTTGTTCATGGGCACTTGTTAGTGCACTGCTTGCTTGCGCTAGTGTTGGATTCCTGAAGCTAGGGAAGTCGATACATGGTTTCATCTTGAGGAGGCTTGAGTGGCAATGTATTTTGGGTACAGCTGTCCTTGACATGTACTCCAAATGTGGCTCCCTGGAAAGTGCCCGAAAGCTTTTCAATAAGCTTTCCTCAAGAGACTTGGTTTTGTGGAATGCGATAATCGCATGCTGTGGCACTCATGGATGTGGTCATGATGCCCTTGCTCTGTTCCAAGAACTGAACGAAACCGGAATAAAGCCTGATCATGCAACATTTGCTTCTCTTCTGTCTGCCCTAAGCCACTCTGGTCTTGTGGAGGAAGGGAAATTCTGGTTTGATCGCATGATTAAGGAGTTTGGCATTGAACCTGCAGAAAAGCACTATGTATGTATAGTTGATCTCTTAGCACGTTCTGGTCTTGTGGAAGAAGCCAATGACATGCTTGCATCAATGCAAACTGAACCAACCATTGCAATTTGGGTCATTCTGCTTTCAGGTTGCTTGAATAACAAGAAGCTAGAGCTTGGAGAAACCATAGCGAAAAAGATCCTTGAGTTGCGACCTGAAGACATTGGTGTCCTTGCACTGGTATCGAATCTCTATGCTGCTGCAAAGAAGTGGGACAAGGTCAGGGAAATCAGAAAGCTAATGAAGGATAGCGGCAGCAAGAAAGTGCCTGGCTACAGCTTGATAGAGGTCAAGGGAACACGTCACGCATTCGTGATGGAAGACCAGAGCCACCCTCAGCATCGGGAGATCCTGAAAATGGTCGCAAAACTCAATTCTGAGATGAGGAAGCTGGGCTATGTTCCAAGAACAGAGTTTGTGTACCATGATCTGGATGAAGACGTGAAAGAGCAGCTTCTCAGTTACCAT GAGCAGCTTCTCAGCTACCATAGCGAGAGGCTGGCCATTGCCTTTGGTTTGCTGAACACCAGCCCTGGAACGAGGCTCGTGATCATCAAGAACCTCAGGGTTTGTGGTGATTGCCATGATGCCATCAAGTATATCTCGAAGATTGTAGATAGAGAGATTGTTGTCAGAGACGCGAAGAGGTTCCACCATTTCAAAGACGGAGCCTGTTCTTGTGGAGATTACTGGTGA